In Thermodesulfovibrio aggregans, the following proteins share a genomic window:
- a CDS encoding tetratricopeptide repeat protein yields the protein MKKLIEKAEKLRKDGLFKDSLRLWKKIYKNALKSSDISITLDALIALGDLSRILGNFKNAIVYYEEAFEVAQALKDEICQADALVGIALSKKAMGQWKESLKFLVRARKIYEKHKDKKAIYFTLWAEGTVWRWGGRIRKSIECFKKALEGFSKLKDKEGIGYSCCGLGGSMRVYKDYVNSMKYYKRANEIFQKIGDKFGMAYSFCGIGNAYRMINDLKNAEKFFKKALNLYSKIGDIVSSSYTLWSMSMTCILKQDYKAALQYIERAEKNFKKCKDPRGLIYCKIQRGMFNYLSKRKKLAKKYFNEALIEADRHKFALEKKYAHDLLMGKYSLPYNIP from the coding sequence ATGAAAAAACTTATTGAAAAAGCTGAAAAATTAAGAAAAGATGGTTTATTTAAAGACTCATTGAGACTGTGGAAGAAGATCTACAAAAATGCTTTAAAGAGTTCTGATATCTCTATAACATTGGATGCTTTAATTGCTCTGGGAGATTTAAGTAGAATTTTGGGAAATTTTAAAAATGCTATTGTTTATTATGAAGAAGCTTTTGAAGTTGCTCAAGCTCTTAAGGATGAAATTTGTCAGGCAGATGCATTAGTGGGGATAGCATTGTCAAAAAAGGCGATGGGACAGTGGAAGGAATCTCTGAAATTTTTAGTAAGAGCAAGAAAAATTTATGAAAAACATAAAGATAAAAAAGCAATATATTTTACACTGTGGGCTGAGGGAACTGTATGGCGATGGGGTGGAAGAATTAGAAAATCTATTGAGTGTTTTAAAAAAGCTCTTGAAGGATTTAGTAAACTCAAAGATAAAGAAGGCATTGGGTATAGTTGTTGTGGTCTTGGTGGAAGCATGAGAGTCTATAAAGATTATGTAAATTCTATGAAATATTACAAAAGGGCAAATGAAATATTTCAAAAAATTGGTGATAAATTTGGAATGGCATACTCTTTTTGCGGAATAGGTAATGCTTACAGAATGATAAATGATCTTAAGAATGCTGAAAAGTTTTTCAAAAAAGCATTAAACCTTTATAGCAAAATCGGTGATATAGTAAGCTCATCATATACTTTGTGGAGTATGTCAATGACATGTATCTTAAAACAAGACTACAAAGCAGCGTTGCAATACATTGAAAGGGCTGAAAAAAACTTCAAAAAATGTAAAGATCCAAGAGGTTTGATATATTGTAAAATCCAAAGAGGCATGTTTAATTATTTAAGCAAGAGAAAAAAACTGGCAAAAAAGTATTTTAATGAAGCCTTAATAGAAGCCGATAGGCACAAGTTTGCACTTGAAAAAAAGTATGCCCATGATTTACTTATGGGAAAATATTCGTTGCCTTATAACATCCCGTAG
- a CDS encoding PASTA domain-containing protein, whose translation MKKVLYIAGAILAGFLAGYLSLTIFVSGGTTEVPDLRGKDIVQANQLLKEKGLYIRIDGEEYSEMPTGTVSRQSPPSGTKIKKGREVGVVMSKGLRFTVFPDVRGLSFEEVEKILNEKSIPIEKVIKIHSDKYPENTVIAQSPEPQEGGKAIKLIVSLGKEEE comes from the coding sequence ATGAAGAAAGTTTTATACATAGCAGGAGCAATATTAGCAGGTTTTTTAGCAGGGTATCTTTCCTTAACCATTTTTGTTTCAGGAGGAACCACAGAAGTGCCTGATTTAAGAGGAAAGGATATTGTTCAGGCGAATCAATTGCTGAAAGAAAAAGGACTTTATATAAGAATTGACGGAGAAGAGTATTCGGAAATGCCTACAGGAACAGTTTCAAGACAATCTCCGCCTTCAGGCACAAAGATTAAAAAGGGAAGAGAAGTTGGAGTTGTAATGAGTAAAGGATTGAGATTCACAGTTTTCCCTGATGTAAGAGGATTGAGTTTTGAGGAAGTTGAGAAAATTTTGAATGAAAAGAGTATTCCAATAGAAAAAGTAATAAAAATTCATTCAGATAAATATCCTGAAAACACAGTTATCGCTCAGTCACCAGAACCCCAGGAAGGAGGAAAAGCGATAAAACTAATTGTGAGTCTTGGGAAGGAAGAAGAATGA
- the rsmB gene encoding 16S rRNA (cytosine(967)-C(5))-methyltransferase RsmB, whose amino-acid sequence MVYKSPRKTAVEILSTVLYKKKSLKSLLTDRVLASFHRHDRAFLIEVLYGTLRNLYLIDFLLENFFKNKKGLSPFTINNLRTAVYQLLFMKIPEYAVTFEAVNIEKIFNGKPAVVNAILRSFIKKYSGKGLEEILSINLPLSIKYSHPEWLIKRWLKRFSPEEVESLLKANNKKPPFTIAVKPEERGLVADYLKEKGFDVEFSESVSSGLKIYGQGYEIREVLNQSSFFWIVQDEASQLVCFLLEPFEDARVFDACASPGGKTLLTAALMKKGEIICIENNKERFKLLQENIERLKRFVPDVNIKPELADVLQINFKYSFDRIILDAPCSSTGVIRRNPDVRYRVSEEEIKRLSKIQKIMLEKVSRFLAKNSFLVYSVCSTEPEEGEEVIESFLQNHDEFSSIDKLRTYPHVEGTDGFFIAKLLRN is encoded by the coding sequence ATGGTTTATAAATCGCCAAGAAAAACTGCAGTAGAGATTTTAAGCACTGTGTTGTATAAGAAAAAATCTTTAAAATCTCTACTTACTGATAGGGTTCTTGCATCTTTCCACAGGCATGATAGAGCGTTCCTCATAGAGGTTTTATATGGTACTTTGAGAAACTTATACTTGATCGATTTTTTGCTTGAAAATTTTTTTAAAAATAAAAAAGGTCTTTCTCCTTTTACAATAAATAATCTACGAACTGCAGTATATCAATTACTATTCATGAAAATTCCAGAATATGCTGTAACTTTTGAAGCTGTAAATATTGAAAAAATTTTTAATGGAAAACCTGCAGTTGTAAATGCCATATTGAGAAGTTTTATAAAAAAGTATTCTGGCAAAGGGTTAGAAGAAATCTTGAGCATTAACCTTCCTCTCTCAATAAAATACTCTCATCCTGAGTGGCTTATCAAAAGATGGCTTAAAAGGTTTTCACCTGAAGAGGTAGAGTCTCTTCTTAAGGCAAATAATAAAAAACCACCTTTTACAATTGCTGTAAAACCTGAAGAAAGAGGTTTAGTAGCAGATTATTTAAAAGAAAAAGGATTTGATGTAGAGTTCTCAGAATCAGTATCATCTGGACTGAAGATATATGGGCAGGGTTATGAAATAAGAGAAGTTCTTAATCAATCTTCTTTTTTCTGGATAGTTCAGGATGAAGCTTCTCAACTTGTTTGTTTTCTTTTAGAGCCCTTTGAAGATGCGAGAGTTTTTGATGCCTGTGCAAGCCCAGGAGGTAAAACTTTGCTTACTGCTGCTTTGATGAAAAAAGGAGAAATTATATGTATTGAAAACAATAAAGAGAGATTTAAACTACTACAGGAAAACATTGAAAGATTAAAAAGATTCGTTCCTGATGTAAATATAAAACCTGAACTTGCAGATGTTCTTCAGATAAACTTTAAGTACTCTTTTGACAGGATCATTCTTGATGCACCGTGTTCTTCAACGGGAGTAATTAGAAGAAATCCTGATGTAAGATACAGAGTAAGTGAAGAGGAAATTAAAAGACTTTCTAAAATTCAAAAAATAATGCTTGAGAAAGTCTCACGATTTTTAGCTAAAAACTCTTTCCTTGTATACTCTGTGTGTTCAACTGAGCCTGAGGAGGGAGAAGAGGTAATTGAAAGCTTTTTACAGAATCATGATGAATTTAGTAGTATAGATAAGTTGAGAACATATCCACATGTAGAGGGAACAGACGGATTTTTCATAGCTAAACTGTTAAGAAATTGA
- a CDS encoding DUF116 domain-containing protein — MKVWIRFVRGFVLKILYPVLMLAGAFLKSKKAQFQAYIVRLNNHLVMRDSVKPEKILLLLPHCIQNSKCDVRLTFDVYKCRRCGNCRIKDLIELAETHHVSISIATGGTIARKVVKEIRPDAIVAVACERDLSSGIVDTYPIPVLGILNERPFGPCIDTTVNLNKVEDAIKWFINRQEKLQ; from the coding sequence ATGAAGGTGTGGATTCGTTTTGTTAGAGGTTTTGTTCTTAAGATCCTCTATCCTGTGCTTATGCTTGCTGGAGCATTTTTAAAATCTAAAAAAGCTCAATTTCAGGCATACATTGTGAGACTCAACAATCATCTTGTCATGCGTGATAGTGTAAAGCCTGAAAAAATCCTTCTCTTGCTTCCTCACTGTATTCAAAACTCAAAATGCGATGTTAGACTTACCTTTGATGTTTATAAATGTCGTAGATGTGGAAACTGTAGAATAAAAGATTTAATTGAACTTGCAGAAACTCATCATGTATCAATTTCTATTGCTACAGGAGGAACGATTGCAAGAAAGGTAGTAAAAGAGATTAGACCTGATGCAATAGTTGCTGTTGCATGTGAAAGAGACCTTTCAAGCGGAATAGTTGATACCTATCCAATACCTGTGCTTGGTATACTAAATGAAAGACCATTTGGACCATGTATTGACACAACTGTCAATCTTAATAAAGTAGAGGATGCGATTAAATGGTTTATAAATCGCCAAGAAAAACTGCAGTAG
- the fmt gene encoding methionyl-tRNA formyltransferase — protein MPAGIIFFGTPEFAVPSLKALIERDEKILLVITQPDKPKGRGKNIQPSEVKKIALEYGLSLAQPEKIRDENFIEMLKRLNPEFAVVVAYGKILPKEILEIPKYGCINLHASLLPKYRGAAPIQWALINGEKTTGVTTMLIDEGLDTGPVLLQKEVQIEDEDNAQTLSERLSRVGAELIVETIEKMRKGEIEPKPQKGEPSYAPPLKKEDGKINWSSSARQIFNLIRGTYPWPCAYSFLKNERVKIIKAEVIEGVATPGMIVKAKNELVVGTGSGLLRILLIQPEGKKVMTAKEFLSGRKINEGVDSFC, from the coding sequence ATGCCAGCCGGAATAATTTTTTTCGGGACTCCAGAATTTGCAGTCCCTTCACTTAAAGCTTTAATTGAAAGAGATGAAAAAATACTTCTCGTTATAACCCAGCCTGATAAACCAAAGGGAAGAGGAAAAAACATTCAACCAAGTGAGGTTAAAAAGATAGCCTTAGAATATGGACTTTCATTGGCACAGCCAGAAAAAATAAGAGATGAAAATTTTATAGAGATGTTAAAGAGACTAAATCCTGAGTTTGCAGTAGTGGTTGCATATGGAAAGATTCTTCCAAAGGAAATTCTTGAAATACCAAAATACGGCTGCATAAATCTACATGCCTCCTTGTTACCAAAATATAGAGGAGCAGCACCAATTCAATGGGCTTTGATAAATGGAGAAAAGACAACTGGAGTAACCACCATGCTTATTGATGAAGGACTTGACACAGGTCCTGTGCTTTTGCAAAAGGAAGTTCAGATAGAGGATGAAGATAATGCTCAAACACTATCAGAAAGACTCTCTAGAGTAGGTGCTGAATTGATTGTTGAGACAATTGAAAAGATGAGAAAAGGAGAAATTGAACCAAAGCCTCAAAAAGGTGAGCCAAGTTATGCTCCTCCGCTTAAAAAAGAAGATGGAAAGATTAACTGGAGTTCCTCAGCACGACAAATATTTAATCTTATCAGAGGCACCTATCCATGGCCCTGTGCATATAGTTTTTTAAAAAATGAAAGAGTAAAAATAATTAAAGCAGAAGTAATTGAAGGAGTTGCAACTCCAGGCATGATTGTTAAGGCGAAAAATGAGTTAGTTGTTGGAACAGGTAGTGGTTTACTCAGAATTCTTCTGATTCAACCTGAAGGCAAAAAAGTAATGACAGCAAAGGAGTTTCTCTCTGGAAGGAAAATAAATGAAGGTGTGGATTCGTTTTGTTAG
- the def gene encoding peptide deformylase codes for MAILEIKKYPDEVLKGKAESVTEINGDLQKLIDDMIETMYKSNGIGLAAPQVGVSKRLIVVDTSIREENQSLIVLINPEIKLSEGDILSEEGCLSLPGFITRLKRKEKVYVTGLDRKGNPIEIEATGLLSRALQHEIDHLDGILIIDRISPLKRELFRRKYSKSKK; via the coding sequence ATGGCAATACTTGAGATAAAAAAATATCCTGATGAAGTCCTGAAAGGCAAAGCTGAATCAGTAACCGAGATAAATGGTGATTTACAGAAACTTATTGATGATATGATTGAAACTATGTATAAATCTAATGGTATTGGTTTGGCTGCTCCACAGGTAGGAGTCTCAAAAAGACTCATCGTTGTTGATACTTCTATACGAGAGGAAAATCAATCGCTTATTGTTTTAATAAATCCTGAAATAAAACTAAGCGAAGGGGATATTCTTTCTGAAGAGGGTTGTTTAAGTTTACCAGGTTTTATAACAAGGCTAAAAAGGAAAGAGAAGGTTTATGTGACAGGCTTGGATAGGAAAGGTAATCCCATTGAAATTGAAGCCACTGGGCTTCTTTCAAGAGCTTTGCAACACGAGATAGATCATCTTGATGGCATTCTTATTATTGATAGAATAAGTCCACTTAAAAGAGAGCTTTTCAGAAGAAAATACTCAAAATCAAAGAAATAG
- a CDS encoding MlaD family protein, with translation MFDRKKQLKWASLKVGIVITITLLIIFSIIIFSGGIQSLFKERVPLNIYISDVKGLRKGAVVRVAGVDVGEVKEIKLSKEYGTVVKVLLDRDVLGYLKSDAQATVQTIGLLGDKYIEIFPGESQESFDVSKGMYGYSQIEVREILGVATSTIKKIEGLVSRVDSLMAKIDKSEGTIPKLLTDPSLYNNLNSAILELRKTVEEIRLGSIGMISRDKEFYQKLSNALKNFEEASNKISSAQGTFGKMINDPTLYENLLKTSQRLDSLLREIESSQGTLKMLISDKALAEDLKQSIRELKELIEEIKKDPKKFFKFSIF, from the coding sequence ATGTTTGATAGAAAAAAACAGCTAAAGTGGGCATCATTAAAAGTTGGTATTGTTATAACAATTACACTACTAATTATTTTTTCAATAATCATCTTTTCTGGTGGAATACAGTCTCTATTTAAAGAGAGAGTCCCTCTTAATATCTATATCTCAGATGTAAAGGGACTTCGCAAAGGTGCTGTAGTGAGGGTTGCAGGAGTTGATGTTGGAGAGGTTAAAGAAATTAAACTAAGCAAAGAATACGGAACAGTAGTAAAAGTTTTACTAGATAGAGATGTTTTGGGTTATTTAAAATCAGACGCTCAAGCAACTGTCCAGACAATAGGACTTCTTGGTGATAAATATATTGAAATTTTTCCAGGTGAATCTCAGGAAAGCTTTGATGTATCAAAGGGCATGTATGGTTATTCTCAGATAGAAGTTAGGGAAATATTAGGAGTTGCAACATCAACTATTAAAAAGATCGAAGGATTAGTTAGTAGAGTAGACTCATTAATGGCAAAAATAGATAAATCTGAAGGAACTATTCCAAAGCTATTAACTGACCCTTCTCTTTACAATAATTTAAACTCAGCAATCCTAGAACTTAGAAAAACAGTAGAAGAAATAAGACTTGGAAGCATAGGAATGATTTCAAGGGATAAGGAGTTTTATCAAAAACTTTCAAATGCTTTAAAAAACTTCGAAGAAGCTTCAAATAAAATATCCTCAGCACAGGGAACTTTCGGTAAGATGATAAATGATCCTACTTTATATGAAAATCTTTTGAAAACTTCTCAAAGACTTGATAGTCTCTTAAGGGAAATTGAATCCTCTCAGGGAACTCTCAAAATGTTGATAAGTGATAAAGCATTGGCAGAAGATTTAAAACAAAGCATTAGGGAGCTTAAAGAACTTATTGAAGAAATAAAGAAAGATCCTAAAAAATTTTTCAAATTCAGTATCTTTTAG
- a CDS encoding flavodoxin family protein codes for MKKVLVLYYSRTGNTEKMAKMIAQGLTDKGVTVDLKRVEEISVDNLPEYDGYIIGSPNYFGTMAAEVKKFIDESVKYYRKIEGKLVAAFTSTGMIGGGGETVCLDILKAFLIHGCICLGFTRLGHYGPVSIGKPDERVEREISEMVNKYAEVLKRI; via the coding sequence ATGAAAAAAGTGCTTGTTCTTTATTATTCAAGGACAGGAAATACAGAAAAGATGGCAAAAATGATTGCTCAGGGACTTACGGATAAAGGAGTAACTGTGGATTTAAAAAGAGTTGAAGAGATTAGTGTTGATAATCTTCCAGAGTATGATGGCTACATTATTGGATCACCTAATTATTTTGGAACAATGGCAGCTGAGGTTAAAAAATTTATTGATGAAAGTGTTAAATACTATAGAAAAATTGAAGGAAAGCTTGTAGCAGCTTTTACATCTACAGGAATGATTGGTGGAGGTGGAGAAACTGTTTGCCTTGATATTCTGAAGGCATTTTTAATTCATGGATGTATATGTTTAGGTTTCACAAGACTTGGACATTATGGTCCTGTTTCAATTGGAAAACCAGATGAAAGAGTTGAAAGAGAAATATCGGAAATGGTAAATAAGTATGCCGAAGTATTGAAAAGAATATAA
- a CDS encoding N-acyl homoserine lactonase family protein: protein MKYRIHPIVMGAKIFDKGMMTYQHDYGKPFIIPIFSWYIEGGDLKILVDTGELRPRTSVEIEKSLGKVYTFEEGLAKYGLKPDDIDIVIHTHLHNDHCENDSKCVNAKFYVHEKELEQIHNPHPLDFRYNEDFITDIEEKGQIITLKEDTEILPGIKMIHTPAHTPGGMSILIDTEKGKALITGFCVIEENLYPPPKIIGMGMEVIPPGTLVNSYEAYDIVLKTKELADILLPLHEPKYAFIDTIPQ, encoded by the coding sequence ATGAAGTATCGCATACATCCGATTGTTATGGGAGCAAAAATCTTCGATAAAGGTATGATGACCTATCAGCATGATTATGGAAAGCCCTTTATTATTCCAATATTTTCATGGTATATAGAAGGTGGCGATTTAAAAATACTTGTAGATACAGGTGAATTAAGACCCCGCACATCTGTTGAGATCGAAAAGTCTCTTGGCAAAGTTTATACATTTGAAGAGGGACTTGCAAAATACGGATTAAAACCTGATGATATTGATATAGTTATCCATACGCACCTGCACAATGACCATTGTGAAAATGATTCAAAGTGTGTTAATGCCAAGTTTTATGTTCACGAAAAAGAATTAGAACAGATCCATAATCCCCATCCCCTTGATTTTAGATACAATGAGGACTTTATAACAGATATCGAAGAGAAAGGACAAATTATCACTTTAAAAGAAGATACAGAGATTCTTCCAGGAATAAAGATGATTCACACACCTGCTCACACTCCCGGAGGAATGTCAATTCTCATAGATACGGAAAAAGGTAAAGCACTAATAACAGGGTTTTGTGTAATCGAAGAAAACCTTTATCCTCCTCCTAAAATAATAGGAATGGGAATGGAAGTTATTCCACCTGGTACATTGGTAAACTCCTACGAAGCATATGATATAGTATTGAAAACTAAAGAATTAGCAGATATATTGCTTCCTCTTCATGAACCAAAATATGCATTTATTGATACAATTCCTCAATAA
- a CDS encoding HD-GYP domain-containing protein codes for MATQVIEIDNYFPVKTELLPLGIEMPCDIFIQEGGELKVILKQGERFSFFLKNKLREKKITNLYIDKSNEKIFQDFLLEFKPKEYFDNILDRYQINNEFYYKIEKECLSPEIPVTFSLYFHDGKNFNIFLDASEENPKAISQDYLPEEDILISRKDLDRYKEYLEKLIKERKYESKILKETAKLILRDVYIEPTNRKNLVILCDKINQIIDYGIIEPKVLENLLIMKKFDNYNYVHSLNVMILSLSLGLKIKLDKEELRLLGIASALHDIGKIKISPLILSKLGKLTEKEFQIYKTHVIESVNIAKELDLPEKVIEGIAHHHEKLNGTGYPFKLKGEEISFFGKIIAIADAYEMLTTPRAMKYALTPYNALMILVQDRGCYDKSLLETFIKMLGRLI; via the coding sequence ATGGCTACACAGGTCATAGAAATAGATAATTATTTTCCTGTCAAAACAGAACTTCTTCCTTTAGGAATAGAAATGCCCTGTGACATATTTATTCAAGAAGGTGGAGAACTGAAAGTTATTTTAAAGCAAGGTGAACGATTCAGCTTTTTTCTTAAAAATAAACTTAGAGAGAAGAAAATCACCAATTTGTATATTGACAAAAGTAATGAAAAAATTTTCCAAGATTTTCTCTTAGAATTTAAGCCCAAAGAATATTTTGACAACATACTTGACCGTTACCAAATAAATAACGAATTTTACTACAAGATTGAAAAGGAATGTCTTAGTCCTGAAATTCCTGTAACTTTTAGCTTGTACTTTCATGATGGTAAGAATTTTAATATTTTTTTGGATGCATCTGAAGAAAATCCTAAAGCCATTTCACAAGATTATCTACCAGAAGAAGATATTTTAATATCAAGAAAAGATTTAGACCGCTATAAGGAATATTTAGAAAAACTGATAAAAGAAAGGAAATATGAATCCAAAATACTAAAAGAAACGGCGAAATTAATATTGAGAGATGTTTATATTGAACCAACCAACAGAAAGAATCTAGTAATTTTATGTGATAAAATTAATCAAATTATTGATTATGGAATAATAGAACCAAAGGTACTTGAAAATTTATTAATAATGAAAAAATTTGATAATTACAACTATGTTCACTCCTTAAATGTAATGATCCTTAGCCTATCTCTCGGTTTAAAAATAAAATTAGATAAAGAAGAGTTAAGACTTCTTGGAATAGCGTCAGCATTACATGATATAGGTAAAATAAAAATTTCTCCTCTTATACTTTCAAAGCTTGGCAAACTTACAGAAAAGGAATTTCAAATTTATAAAACCCATGTCATTGAATCAGTAAATATTGCTAAAGAATTAGATCTTCCTGAAAAGGTTATAGAGGGAATTGCTCACCACCATGAAAAACTAAATGGAACTGGATATCCCTTTAAACTAAAAGGGGAAGAAATTTCTTTTTTTGGAAAAATTATTGCTATTGCAGATGCCTATGAAATGCTAACAACTCCAAGGGCAATGAAATATGCCCTTACTCCCTACAATGCTCTTATGATACTTGTTCAAGATAGAGGATGCTATGACAAATCATTACTTGAAACTTTTATTAAAATGTTAGGAAGACTTATTTAA
- a CDS encoding MASE3 domain-containing protein — MFKNLQKYEDYVLFFITLIIISLSSLYSYLLFHTFAELYSIIIGATVFIVAFQLRDKIEQGYLSLLGISYLFIALIDLLHTLAYKGMNIFKGFDANLPTQLWISARYLESLSFLVALFFINKKVNAYSVMTIYAVITVINMLSIFVFKNFPDCYIEGKGLTDFKIYSEYIICLILGIVLCFLRKNRNFFPEVTFKYLQLALITKILAELSFTEYVSVYGSFNFIGHIFKIISFFFIYKAIIKTAFTDPFNLLWKQLKEKEENLQNAYIKLNTYIGNVNNFV; from the coding sequence ATGTTTAAAAATCTTCAAAAATACGAAGATTACGTTCTTTTTTTTATCACACTTATAATCATATCTCTTAGCTCGCTTTACAGCTATTTACTTTTTCATACTTTCGCAGAACTTTATAGCATCATAATCGGTGCTACTGTTTTTATTGTAGCCTTTCAGCTCAGAGATAAAATTGAACAGGGATATCTGAGCTTGCTTGGTATCTCCTATCTTTTTATTGCACTTATTGATTTATTACACACTCTTGCCTATAAGGGTATGAATATATTTAAAGGATTTGATGCAAATCTTCCAACCCAGCTATGGATCTCTGCAAGATATCTTGAAAGCTTGAGTTTCCTTGTTGCTCTATTTTTTATCAATAAAAAAGTAAATGCCTATTCAGTAATGACTATTTATGCGGTTATTACAGTTATAAACATGCTATCTATTTTTGTATTTAAAAACTTCCCAGACTGCTACATTGAAGGTAAAGGACTTACAGATTTTAAAATCTACAGTGAATATATAATATGCCTAATTTTAGGAATCGTCCTGTGTTTTTTAAGAAAAAATAGAAATTTCTTTCCTGAAGTTACCTTTAAATATTTGCAACTCGCTCTAATTACAAAAATTCTTGCAGAACTTTCCTTTACTGAATATGTAAGCGTTTATGGTTCATTCAACTTTATAGGACATATTTTTAAAATCATATCTTTTTTCTTCATCTATAAAGCCATAATAAAAACAGCCTTTACTGATCCATTCAATTTGCTCTGGAAACAGTTAAAAGAAAAAGAAGAAAATCTTCAGAATGCTTATATTAAGCTTAATACATATATAGGTAATGTCAATAACTTTGTGTAA
- a CDS encoding transposase produces DGSKALENAVDNVFPLVLRQRCWAHKMRNVAKYLRKKDEKECLFEAKKIYSAENLKEAKRNFQLWESKWGRLYPKAAECIRKNWEQLTAFYKTPKALWKKLRTTNIIERAFREVRRRTRTMSCFNNVESIERIVFAVISHLNEKWRNTPIYEFTQSY; encoded by the coding sequence GATGGGAGCAAAGCTCTTGAGAATGCAGTAGACAATGTATTTCCTCTTGTTTTGAGGCAGAGATGCTGGGCACATAAAATGAGGAATGTAGCGAAATATCTTAGAAAGAAAGATGAAAAGGAATGTCTTTTTGAAGCTAAGAAGATATATAGTGCAGAGAATTTAAAAGAGGCAAAGAGAAATTTTCAGTTATGGGAGAGCAAGTGGGGCAGACTTTATCCTAAAGCAGCAGAGTGTATAAGGAAGAACTGGGAGCAATTGACAGCTTTTTACAAGACACCTAAGGCATTATGGAAGAAGTTAAGGACAACAAACATAATAGAGAGGGCATTTAGGGAAGTAAGGCGAAGAACGAGAACTATGAGTTGTTTTAATAATGTTGAAAGTATTGAAAGAATAGTTTTTGCAGTGATAAGCCATTTAAACGAAAAATGGAGGAATACACCTATTTATGAATTTACACAAAGTTATTGA